In the genome of Candidatus Thermoplasmatota archaeon, one region contains:
- a CDS encoding PrsW family intramembrane metalloprotease has translation MSARVAAVRESLRRMGVLAWSETRRTSGAFDWRTRAVLLALAVGMGLLAPTVLDDGLAFDRGIYRAAVAPASPLLAAVEAAPAFQVIVTGDPVGELSAGRADVSVGATRVSAPPTDKGRAALAALKQAAADYTFRELRFEADQAAAFPIRIELEYVPTAGGRSTVLPGLPSQPPRTPPSGGEDGAGEGDGGTGGSDDGGASAPPPPPPPPPSGAPGGFQLLPPEIGEATPQTLAPPFPFRSLVLAYLFLIPMNFVVQVYAGSAIAERLQRKGEPLLASPARPWEIVVGKALPYFAAMMGVCAIIALAIGGGVVSVLAVAPLALVFLAAEFVAAMFARSFRELTFLTVFASVMITIYAFLPAVFTGVSAVALVSPITLVVMDLRGAPIELAQALYATVPLTFVSFVLFLLGTALYREEDLFHQKRVAAKALDALARQVRGVGSGFKIAILLIPLVLVAELLLVTFLFAWPIPLGVAGVLLAVALVEEVAKGLPSLAAVDRRAILPQHALAFGALTGVGFFVAEKGFLLASLVGLFGIPEGAAVFGMMTPGGALPLAGLLLLAPLALHVATATLSAWGASKGRRPFAIALLLAILAHAAYNATVLGLGGASP, from the coding sequence TTGAGCGCCCGCGTCGCGGCCGTGCGGGAGAGCCTCCGGCGCATGGGCGTCCTCGCGTGGTCCGAGACGCGGCGCACGAGCGGGGCGTTCGACTGGCGCACGCGCGCGGTGCTGCTTGCCCTTGCCGTCGGCATGGGCCTGCTCGCGCCGACCGTGCTCGACGACGGCCTCGCCTTCGACCGCGGGATCTACCGCGCCGCGGTCGCGCCCGCAAGCCCGCTGCTTGCGGCCGTGGAAGCCGCGCCGGCCTTCCAGGTGATCGTCACGGGCGACCCGGTGGGCGAGCTTTCCGCCGGCCGAGCCGACGTCTCCGTCGGCGCGACGCGCGTCTCTGCGCCCCCCACGGACAAGGGGCGGGCGGCCCTTGCCGCCCTCAAGCAGGCGGCGGCCGATTACACGTTCCGCGAGCTCCGTTTCGAGGCCGATCAGGCAGCGGCGTTTCCCATCCGCATCGAGCTTGAGTACGTCCCGACGGCCGGCGGTCGCAGCACGGTCCTGCCTGGCCTGCCCTCCCAGCCGCCCCGGACGCCTCCTTCCGGAGGCGAAGACGGGGCCGGCGAAGGCGACGGAGGAACCGGGGGCTCCGACGATGGCGGCGCAAGCGCGCCTCCGCCGCCGCCCCCGCCTCCGCCTTCGGGCGCTCCCGGCGGCTTCCAGCTGCTTCCGCCCGAGATCGGCGAAGCCACGCCGCAGACGCTCGCCCCGCCGTTTCCGTTCCGCTCGCTCGTCCTTGCCTACCTGTTCCTCATCCCCATGAACTTCGTCGTGCAGGTGTACGCCGGATCGGCCATCGCCGAGCGCCTCCAACGGAAGGGCGAGCCGCTGCTTGCCTCGCCGGCGCGCCCGTGGGAGATCGTGGTCGGAAAGGCGCTTCCGTACTTTGCCGCCATGATGGGCGTCTGCGCCATCATCGCGCTTGCGATCGGAGGCGGCGTCGTCTCCGTGCTCGCCGTGGCTCCGCTTGCGCTCGTGTTCCTCGCCGCCGAGTTCGTGGCGGCCATGTTCGCGCGCTCGTTCCGCGAGCTCACGTTCCTCACCGTGTTCGCAAGCGTCATGATCACGATCTACGCGTTCCTCCCCGCCGTCTTCACGGGCGTCTCGGCCGTCGCCCTCGTCTCGCCCATCACGCTTGTCGTGATGGACCTCCGCGGCGCCCCCATCGAGCTTGCGCAGGCGCTCTACGCCACCGTTCCCCTCACCTTCGTCTCCTTCGTGTTGTTCCTTCTGGGCACCGCCTTGTACCGAGAGGAGGACCTCTTCCACCAGAAGCGCGTGGCCGCCAAGGCGCTCGACGCGCTCGCGCGGCAGGTCCGCGGCGTGGGAAGCGGGTTCAAGATCGCCATCCTCCTCATCCCGCTCGTCCTCGTCGCGGAGCTGCTGCTCGTCACCTTCCTCTTCGCCTGGCCCATCCCGCTTGGCGTCGCGGGCGTCCTTCTTGCCGTCGCGCTCGTCGAGGAGGTCGCCAAGGGCCTCCCGTCGCTTGCCGCCGTCGACCGGCGCGCGATCCTGCCGCAGCACGCGCTCGCCTTTGGCGCGTTGACCGGCGTCGGGTTCTTCGTGGCCGAGAAAGGGTTCCTCCTCGCCTCGCTCGTGGGGCTCTTTGGCATCCCGGAAGGCGCGGCCGTCTTTGGCATGATGACGCCTGGTGGCGCGCTTCCGTTGGCGGGCTTGCTTCTCCTTGCGCCGCTTGCCCTGCACGTGGCCACCGCCACCCTCTCGGCCTGGGGCGCAAGCAAGGGCCGGCGTCCGTTTGCGATCGCGCTTTTGCTTGCGATCCTTGCGCACGCGGCCTACAACGCGACCGTCCTTGGCCTGGGAGGCGCAAGCCCGTGA
- a CDS encoding ABC transporter permease subunit — MSRPWRVIARKEFRSIFQERTILLAIVIQVFVAGFSSFLVVGLAGLVDPDALPSRLAPEVAVNDSLGGARFFAEEGIRLRPFSTNEEALDDLAAGRADAAILVEDPGGETRPLRLRLLLPDGELRTTITIVQVKRALESYERDLRAQREHRLEFEPVYVDTQAKAGSYAFVYSILVPLLVFLPVILAGALVADTMTEEMQRGTLPLLLVSPATPGDVVAGKLAANVAFAPLLAAAWFALLALNGLHAPLAGIAGILVLTTALASIMAALAAGIAMATKDRNKAHILYATTLFFLLGLSLALPTNPVNAVALLAAGSATPGAWLLVAASGALAVASLAALAWILRVRLPAAAAA, encoded by the coding sequence GTGAGCCGCCCCTGGCGCGTGATCGCGCGCAAGGAGTTCCGCTCCATCTTCCAGGAGCGCACGATCCTCCTTGCGATCGTGATCCAGGTCTTCGTCGCGGGCTTCAGCTCCTTCCTCGTCGTGGGGCTTGCCGGCCTTGTCGACCCCGATGCGCTCCCCTCGCGCTTGGCGCCCGAGGTCGCCGTGAACGACTCGCTCGGCGGCGCGCGCTTCTTCGCGGAGGAAGGCATCCGTCTTCGCCCGTTCTCGACGAACGAGGAGGCGCTCGACGACCTTGCCGCCGGCCGCGCCGACGCGGCGATCCTCGTCGAGGACCCGGGAGGGGAGACGCGCCCGTTGCGCTTGCGGCTGCTGCTTCCGGACGGCGAGCTTCGCACCACGATCACGATCGTGCAGGTGAAGCGCGCGCTCGAAAGCTACGAGCGCGACCTTCGCGCGCAACGCGAGCACCGGCTCGAGTTCGAGCCCGTGTACGTCGACACGCAGGCCAAGGCCGGATCGTACGCCTTCGTGTACTCGATCCTCGTGCCGCTGCTTGTCTTCCTGCCGGTCATCCTGGCCGGCGCGCTCGTCGCCGACACGATGACCGAGGAGATGCAGCGCGGGACGCTCCCGCTCCTCCTCGTCTCGCCGGCCACGCCCGGCGACGTCGTGGCGGGGAAGCTTGCGGCCAACGTCGCCTTCGCTCCGCTGCTTGCAGCCGCATGGTTCGCGCTGCTTGCGCTAAACGGCCTGCACGCGCCGCTTGCCGGCATCGCCGGCATCCTCGTCCTCACGACGGCCCTTGCCTCCATCATGGCCGCGCTTGCCGCCGGCATCGCCATGGCGACGAAGGACCGCAATAAGGCGCACATCCTGTACGCCACGACGCTCTTTTTCCTGCTGGGCCTTTCGCTTGCGTTGCCCACGAACCCCGTGAACGCCGTGGCGCTTCTGGCCGCCGGATCGGCGACGCCGGGCGCGTGGCTTCTCGTGGCCGCCTCCGGCGCGCTTGCCGTCGCGAGCCTCGCGGCCCTCGCGTGGATCCTCCGCGTCCGCCTGCCCGCCGCGGCGGCCGCCTGA
- a CDS encoding amino acid permease yields the protein MELRRELGLAGAVALCVGTMVGSGIFFGPQQVARELGDASLVLLAWVVAGLLALAGALVFAEYASAIPSSGGASYTFLAAAWPRPLAFLGGWTALVASYGGGVAAVSVAFASFAVRLAGHDPLARPMSVAAIAIALLYFLAFVNWQGLRHGSRVQGAATALKVAAVAALAAGGLWAAAAVESDAPAAPAEAAHLTPLVFLAALVVPIFAYSGYIAAAQMGDEVRDPRRTLPRALVLGPLAVIGLYLLVNVAYLAVLGSAGLANSSLPGYELATASLGEHGGTALALAVLVSTFGTTNAILMAAPRVAFALAREGLFPPALADVGARGTPGPAIALVAGAGMALVAAGLALRPVLGRPLFEFLVMVEVFAPGLFAVLIGVGLLRLRRARPDLPRPFRVPLYPVLPLAWAGTMVAVAVALVAQRPVEAGIGAAIVTSGLPVYAWMTREPRRPARPQAVAAPA from the coding sequence ATGGAGCTTCGCCGCGAGCTTGGCCTCGCCGGAGCCGTCGCCCTCTGCGTCGGCACCATGGTCGGCTCGGGCATCTTCTTTGGGCCCCAGCAGGTCGCGCGCGAGCTTGGCGACGCAAGCCTCGTTCTCCTCGCCTGGGTGGTGGCCGGTCTCCTCGCGCTTGCCGGCGCGCTCGTCTTTGCGGAGTACGCCTCCGCGATCCCCTCCTCGGGCGGCGCAAGCTACACGTTCCTCGCCGCCGCATGGCCGCGGCCGCTTGCCTTCCTAGGCGGTTGGACCGCGCTTGTGGCGTCCTACGGCGGCGGCGTGGCGGCGGTCTCCGTCGCCTTCGCGTCGTTTGCCGTCCGCCTCGCCGGGCACGACCCCCTCGCGCGGCCGATGTCCGTCGCGGCCATCGCCATCGCGCTGCTGTACTTCCTTGCCTTCGTGAACTGGCAAGGCTTGCGCCACGGCTCGCGCGTGCAAGGGGCCGCAACGGCGCTCAAGGTCGCCGCCGTGGCCGCCCTTGCCGCCGGCGGCCTCTGGGCCGCAGCGGCGGTCGAATCGGATGCGCCCGCCGCTCCGGCCGAGGCCGCGCACCTCACCCCCCTTGTGTTCCTCGCCGCGCTCGTCGTTCCCATCTTCGCCTACTCGGGCTACATCGCCGCCGCCCAGATGGGCGACGAGGTGCGCGATCCGCGCCGCACGCTGCCCCGCGCGCTCGTGCTGGGCCCGCTTGCCGTGATCGGACTCTACCTCCTCGTAAACGTCGCCTACCTGGCCGTGCTCGGATCCGCGGGCCTTGCGAACTCGAGCCTTCCGGGGTACGAGCTTGCGACCGCGTCGCTTGGCGAGCACGGCGGCACCGCGCTTGCGCTTGCCGTGCTCGTGAGCACGTTTGGCACCACAAACGCCATCCTCATGGCCGCCCCGCGCGTGGCCTTCGCGCTTGCGCGCGAGGGCCTCTTCCCGCCGGCGCTTGCCGACGTGGGCGCGCGCGGGACGCCCGGGCCCGCCATCGCGCTTGTCGCAGGCGCGGGCATGGCGCTTGTGGCCGCCGGCCTTGCGCTGCGTCCCGTCCTCGGGCGGCCCCTGTTCGAGTTCCTCGTCATGGTCGAGGTGTTCGCGCCGGGGCTCTTTGCCGTGCTCATCGGCGTGGGATTGCTGCGGCTGCGCCGCGCGCGCCCCGACCTCCCGCGGCCCTTCCGCGTCCCCTTGTACCCCGTCCTGCCGCTTGCGTGGGCGGGGACGATGGTCGCAGTCGCAGTCGCGCTCGTGGCGCAGCGGCCCGTCGAGGCCGGCATCGGCGCGGCCATCGTCACCTCGGGGTTGCCCGTCTACGCGTGGATGACGCGCGAGCCGCGCAGGCCCGCCCGGCCGCAGGCCGTCGCCGCGCCCGCCTGA
- a CDS encoding 50S ribosomal protein L18e, with amino-acid sequence MVKTDPTLVATISALKARSREAGSDIWRDVARRLEKPNRSRAEVNVSRIDRYVSEGEIAVVPGKLLSAGILTKRVDVAALRFSDAARRKIAEKGGKCLSLEEAATAAPKGQKCRIVG; translated from the coding sequence ATGGTCAAGACCGACCCGACGCTCGTCGCGACGATCTCCGCGCTCAAGGCGCGGAGCCGCGAAGCGGGCTCGGACATCTGGCGAGACGTCGCCCGGCGCCTGGAGAAACCGAACCGGAGCCGGGCGGAGGTCAACGTGAGCAGGATCGACCGATACGTGAGCGAAGGCGAGATCGCCGTCGTCCCCGGAAAGCTCCTTTCCGCGGGCATCCTCACGAAGCGGGTCGACGTTGCGGCGCTTCGCTTCTCGGACGCCGCGCGAAGGAAGATCGCGGAGAAGGGCGGCAAGTGCCTCTCGCTCGAGGAGGCCGCCACGGCCGCCCCGAAGGGCCAGAAGTGCCGCATCGTCGGGTGA
- a CDS encoding 50S ribosomal protein L13 yields the protein MTTVIDAQGLILGRLATNVAKRLLEGEPIVIVNAEKAVISGSRENILERYRSSRRRGKIRKGPFYPRTPHMILKRTVRGMIPYQEPRGRAAYRRLTVHVGVPDEFAKTKPETLPSARKTALRGSVTLAHVARDLGSRVGVSP from the coding sequence ATGACGACCGTGATCGACGCGCAAGGCCTCATCCTCGGACGCCTGGCCACAAACGTCGCCAAGCGCCTGCTCGAAGGCGAGCCGATCGTCATCGTGAACGCGGAGAAGGCCGTGATCTCCGGCTCGCGCGAGAACATCCTCGAGCGGTACCGCTCCTCGCGCCGGCGCGGCAAGATCCGCAAGGGACCCTTCTACCCGCGCACGCCGCACATGATCCTCAAGCGCACGGTCCGCGGAATGATCCCCTACCAGGAGCCGCGCGGGCGCGCCGCGTACCGCCGGCTCACGGTGCACGTGGGCGTTCCGGACGAGTTTGCGAAGACGAAGCCCGAGACGCTGCCCTCGGCGCGCAAGACCGCGCTTCGGGGAAGCGTCACCCTCGCCCACGTCGCGCGCGACCTCGGCTCGCGCGTGGGGGTGTCCCCATGA
- a CDS encoding 30S ribosomal protein S9: MTKTIVTSGKRKMAVARAAITKGGGRIRINSVPLEIHEPFLAREKIREPLVLAGDRSEKVDITVNARGGGIMGQADAIRTAIARGLVEFFGDAELKQAYQHYDRTLLVNDTRRKEPKHPLGRGARKKTQKSYR, encoded by the coding sequence ATGACAAAGACCATCGTCACGAGCGGAAAGCGCAAGATGGCCGTCGCCCGCGCTGCGATCACCAAGGGCGGGGGCCGCATCCGGATCAACAGCGTTCCGCTGGAGATCCACGAGCCGTTCCTCGCGCGCGAGAAGATCCGCGAGCCGCTTGTCCTGGCCGGCGACCGCTCGGAGAAGGTGGACATCACGGTGAACGCGCGCGGCGGTGGCATCATGGGCCAGGCCGACGCGATCCGCACGGCGATCGCCCGCGGGCTCGTCGAGTTCTTCGGCGACGCGGAGCTCAAGCAGGCCTACCAGCACTACGACCGCACGCTGCTTGTCAACGACACGCGACGCAAGGAGCCCAAGCACCCGCTGGGCCGTGGCGCGCGCAAGAAGACGCAGAAGTCGTACCGGTGA
- a CDS encoding DNA-directed RNA polymerase subunit N: protein MIPVRCFSCGRVVAADYERFKERVARGEKPKDVLDALGVARYCCRRMIVTQSDIIDDAAPYA, encoded by the coding sequence ATGATCCCCGTGCGGTGCTTCAGCTGCGGGCGCGTGGTGGCGGCCGACTACGAGCGCTTCAAGGAGCGCGTGGCGCGCGGCGAGAAGCCCAAGGACGTCCTCGACGCCCTGGGCGTCGCGCGCTACTGCTGCCGTCGCATGATCGTCACGCAGTCGGACATCATCGACGACGCGGCGCCCTACGCTTGA
- a CDS encoding NUDIX domain-containing protein — MRPPVDLAAIRSALAAEGAPVPFPGDSAVLLPLLSDADELHLLLTRRDRSLPRHAGELSFPGGRIDGADKDAAAAALREAREEIGLSRAELLGYVATVPARFGGRVHAFAAAVRADALDASAWPNREVEAVLAVPLACLADPSARVTAPALAGLSTCAVEGLETRRVTFADGLARVLPYWRLQGGETLWGVSGEITARLLERLGWQRPPPARDVGSDGVRP, encoded by the coding sequence GTGAGACCCCCCGTCGACCTCGCCGCCATCCGCTCCGCGCTTGCCGCCGAGGGCGCGCCCGTGCCGTTCCCAGGCGACAGTGCAGTCCTGCTTCCCCTCCTCTCGGACGCGGACGAGCTTCACCTGCTGCTCACGCGCAGGGACCGATCGCTTCCGCGCCACGCGGGCGAACTTTCCTTTCCCGGGGGGCGCATCGACGGCGCCGACAAGGACGCCGCGGCGGCGGCGCTGCGGGAGGCGCGCGAGGAGATCGGGCTCTCCCGCGCCGAGCTTCTCGGCTACGTGGCTACGGTGCCGGCGCGCTTTGGCGGACGCGTGCACGCCTTCGCGGCGGCCGTGCGGGCGGACGCGCTGGATGCCTCGGCGTGGCCCAACCGGGAGGTGGAGGCGGTGCTGGCGGTTCCCCTGGCCTGCCTGGCCGATCCCTCGGCGCGCGTGACCGCGCCCGCGTTGGCGGGTTTGTCGACGTGCGCTGTGGAGGGCTTGGAGACGCGCCGCGTGACCTTCGCCGACGGACTTGCGCGCGTCTTGCCGTACTGGCGGTTGCAGGGCGGCGAGACGCTCTGGGGCGTCAGCGGCGAGATCACCGCTCGCTTGCTGGAGCGGCTGGGGTGGCAGCGACCGCCCCCCGCACGCGACGTCGGCTCGGACGGTGTGCGGCCGTAG
- a CDS encoding FHA domain-containing protein, with translation MAKRQDIDVDALEGYLKVLAYANRLELLSLLREPRTLEEIHLAPGRGRAGGSPERPISRQAVQGHLDRLVELGIVRARRVERRDRGAHVEYLLDQSRIFAVTEELRKLSALQSRGVVDAFATIAAPGEEEVRWEPGPKLVLVHGVEEGRAFPLRRADVRSPRGWIVGRAPEAHVRLQYDPYVSTENAEVLLSNGAWRLLDLRTARNGTYLNWRRLPLGGEAALQPGDVIGVGRSLLVFRPE, from the coding sequence GTGGCGAAACGGCAGGACATTGACGTGGACGCACTGGAAGGATATCTCAAGGTGCTGGCGTACGCCAACCGGTTGGAGCTTCTGAGCCTACTCCGCGAGCCGCGCACGCTGGAGGAGATCCACCTCGCCCCCGGCCGCGGGCGCGCCGGCGGATCGCCGGAGCGCCCCATCTCGCGGCAGGCCGTGCAGGGACACCTCGATCGCCTCGTGGAATTGGGCATCGTACGCGCCCGGCGCGTCGAGCGGCGGGACCGGGGCGCGCACGTCGAGTACCTTTTGGACCAGTCGCGGATCTTCGCCGTGACGGAGGAGCTTCGGAAGCTGAGCGCCCTGCAGAGCCGCGGCGTCGTGGACGCCTTCGCGACGATCGCCGCGCCCGGCGAGGAGGAGGTCCGATGGGAGCCGGGACCCAAGCTCGTCCTCGTGCACGGCGTCGAGGAAGGCCGCGCGTTTCCGCTGCGCCGCGCCGACGTGCGGTCGCCGCGCGGATGGATCGTCGGTCGCGCGCCCGAGGCGCACGTCCGTCTCCAGTACGATCCCTACGTTTCGACCGAGAACGCCGAGGTGCTGCTGAGCAACGGCGCCTGGCGGCTGCTCGACCTTCGGACGGCCCGCAACGGGACCTACCTGAACTGGCGGCGGCTCCCGTTGGGCGGCGAGGCGGCTCTGCAGCCCGGGGACGTCATCGGCGTGGGCCGCTCCTTGCTCGTGTTTCGTCCGGAGTAG
- a CDS encoding protein kinase, with protein sequence MTQEILRILLVEDNPGDARLVRETLLAEAPEIEIVWHDRLEPALAEAAAGAVDAVLLDLMLPDSVGLATVTRLLAAAPELPVVVLTGAASDEALAVRAVRAGAQDFVGKDTLASASLLRRLRYAIERKRAEHALLARRMAAAPAPAAQTSEAVLGGRYRLDRSLGAGTSGEAFLAQDATLSRSVVVKLLHTQRLDRAGASDDFLAEARVAASLSHPNLVSVYDFGYHAQRPYFVMEYLPGGPLSARLAREGPLRVPVAVRLACDVLAGLSYMHERGVVHRDVKPANVLLSGNDPGAVAKLGDFGLSRSPFATYEGLGAPFFVGTPAYMAPELAGGEPATVASDVYAAAAVLHEMLGGSPPHDLRGLSPQEVRRALQREPTWKLPADAPAALRNALADALATKPADRPESAAALRKALRALKATPDETRARSGPRR encoded by the coding sequence GTGACGCAGGAAATCCTGCGGATCCTGCTCGTGGAAGACAACCCGGGCGACGCGCGCCTCGTCCGGGAAACCTTGCTGGCCGAAGCGCCCGAGATCGAGATCGTCTGGCACGACCGCCTCGAGCCGGCGCTTGCGGAGGCGGCCGCGGGAGCGGTCGACGCGGTGCTCCTCGACCTCATGCTGCCCGACAGCGTGGGCCTTGCCACGGTGACCCGCCTCTTGGCCGCCGCGCCCGAGCTCCCCGTCGTCGTGCTGACGGGCGCGGCCTCGGACGAGGCGCTGGCGGTCCGCGCCGTGCGCGCCGGCGCGCAGGATTTCGTCGGCAAGGACACGCTTGCCAGCGCGTCGCTGCTGCGACGACTCCGGTACGCGATCGAGCGCAAGCGCGCCGAGCACGCCTTGCTCGCGCGCCGGATGGCGGCCGCGCCGGCGCCCGCCGCGCAGACCTCCGAGGCCGTCCTGGGGGGCCGGTACCGCTTGGACCGCTCGCTGGGCGCGGGCACCTCGGGCGAGGCTTTCCTCGCGCAGGACGCGACGCTCTCCCGCTCCGTCGTCGTGAAGCTCTTGCACACGCAGCGCCTCGACCGCGCGGGCGCGTCGGACGACTTCCTCGCCGAGGCTCGCGTGGCCGCGAGCCTCTCCCACCCGAACCTCGTGTCCGTCTACGACTTCGGCTACCACGCCCAGCGTCCCTACTTCGTCATGGAGTACCTGCCCGGAGGGCCGCTTTCCGCGCGCCTGGCGCGCGAGGGCCCGTTGCGGGTCCCCGTCGCCGTCCGGCTCGCGTGCGACGTTCTCGCCGGCCTTTCCTACATGCACGAGCGCGGTGTCGTGCACCGCGACGTCAAACCCGCCAACGTCCTGCTGAGCGGAAACGATCCCGGCGCCGTGGCCAAGCTTGGAGATTTTGGTCTCTCCCGCTCGCCGTTTGCGACCTACGAGGGACTCGGCGCGCCGTTCTTCGTCGGAACCCCCGCCTACATGGCGCCGGAGCTTGCCGGCGGAGAGCCGGCGACCGTCGCAAGCGACGTTTACGCCGCCGCCGCCGTCCTGCACGAGATGCTCGGCGGCTCCCCGCCGCACGACCTGCGGGGGCTCTCGCCGCAGGAGGTCCGTCGCGCGCTCCAGCGCGAGCCGACGTGGAAGCTCCCCGCCGATGCGCCGGCGGCGCTGCGAAACGCGCTTGCGGACGCCTTGGCGACAAAACCCGCGGATCGTCCTGAAAGCGCGGCCGCGCTTCGGAAGGCGCTCCGAGCCTTGAAGGCTACTCCGGACGAAACACGAGCAAGGAGCGGCCCACGCCGATGA